ACGAATTTTTGATCAACAAAACAAATTTGTGCAAGGTGTTTATTAACTTTACCTTTAACAATACCAGCAACAATGTTTTCTGGCTTACCTAAGTTAGCTGTTTGAGTAGTAAAAATATCTTCCTGCTCTTTTAAGTAGTCCGCATCAACTTGTGTTCTATCAAAGTATAAAGGTTGGAAAGCTGCAGCATGTAGTGCACAGTCAAAAGCAAATGCTTTTACAACATCATTAGATGTATCAGAAGTTTTAACTTTAGTTAAAACAGCTACAATTCCACTATGAACATAGTCTACAACTACTTCATCAGCAGCTACATCCATAACTACAACAGTTTTTACAACCATATTCTCTTTTAATAGAGCTATATACTCTTTTAAAAGCTCAGCTAGCTCTTCGTTAGGAGCTGTGTAACCATTTTCAAGAATAGCATCGATAACTTTGTTACCAGCTTCTTTAAAGTGATCAGTTTTAGCAACAAAGTCTGTTTCACATGTAATTTGTACTAAAACAGCTTTATCAGCAGTAACTCTAGTAAAAACTCCACCTTCGTTTGTAGCTCTATCACTTCTGTTTCCAGCGTTTGCTAATCCTTGCTCTTTTAAATGCTTTTCAGCTGCTTTAAAATCCCCATCAGTTGCGATTAATGCTTTTTTACAATCAAGCATTCCTGCACCAGTTGCTTCTCTAAGTTTTTTTACGTCTTGTGGTGAAACTGCCATTACTTGTTATCTCCTGCCTCAGCTGCTAATCTAGCCTCTTCTTCTTCTTCTTCTTGTAAAGTTTCGATTACTCTTAAACCAGTTTCGTTTTCAGCTTCAATTACTGCATTTGCAACAACTGATGTAAACAGACTGATTGCTCTAATAGCATCATCATTACCAGGAATAGGGAAGTCGATTCCTTCAGGGCTACAGTTAGTATCTACAACTGCAACTATAGGTATATTAAGTTTTCTTGCTTCTGCTACTGCGATAGCTTCTTTTTTAGTATCAACTACAAATAAAATACCCGGAAGGTCTTTCATCTCTTTGATACCACCAAGAGTTTTTTCTAATTTTGATTGTTCTTTTTGAAGTTTTGAAACCTCTTTTTTAGTTAATGCATCAAAAGTTCCATCAATTTCCATCTTCTCAATCTTTTTTAATCTGTGTAAAGATTTTTTGATAGTTGAAAAGTTAGTTAACATACCACCTGGCCATCTCTGGTTTACATAGTACATTTCACATCTTTCAGCTTCTGACTTAATTGCACCTTGTGCTTGTTTTTTTGTACCAACGAAAAGTACTGACTTTCCTTGTAAAGAAACTTTTCTTACTGCATCGTAAGCTTCTTTAATTGCTACAATTGTTTTTTGTAAATCGATGATATGTATACCATTTCTTGATGTAAAGATATACTTCTTCATTTTTGGTTCCCATCTTTTTGTCTGATGTCCAAAGTGCACACCTGACTCAAGTAGGTTTTTCATTGTTACTACTGCCATTTTAGGCCTCCTATTTTAAGTTCCCTTCGCTTTTTTCTCAGTAATTAGATTACCGGATTAATAAAATTTAATGATACAAACATGCCATAAATGCGACTTATTGGCAACCCCATAACCGACGAGTAAGAGCCATTTATATAATCAATTAGAATTTCTCCCATATTTTGTATTTGATAAGCCCCAGCTGCATCCTGCCACTCATTAAAATTTAAGTAATAATCTACAGTTTTTTTATCTAAATTCTTAAATTTAACACTGGTTATATCTAGTTCTGTAACAGTTTTATCTAACTCTTTGGAGTATATTGCAACACCTGTTAATACTTGGTGGGTTTTTCCAGAGAATTTTGTTATCATATTAAATGCCTCAACCCTGTTTTTAGGTTTTCCATAAATTTTATTGTCTAAAGTAATAAATGTATCCGCAGTTAAAATTATCTCATCATTT
Above is a genomic segment from Thiospirochaeta perfilievii containing:
- the tsf gene encoding translation elongation factor Ts, which encodes MAVSPQDVKKLREATGAGMLDCKKALIATDGDFKAAEKHLKEQGLANAGNRSDRATNEGGVFTRVTADKAVLVQITCETDFVAKTDHFKEAGNKVIDAILENGYTAPNEELAELLKEYIALLKENMVVKTVVVMDVAADEVVVDYVHSGIVAVLTKVKTSDTSNDVVKAFAFDCALHAAAFQPLYFDRTQVDADYLKEQEDIFTTQTANLGKPENIVAGIVKGKVNKHLAQICFVDQKFVKNDKISVAEAAKEVAKETGLTVELVDYALTVVGK
- a CDS encoding Maf family protein translates to MGLVTLGSKSPRRYELLKKLGVDIVVKPPNIEEICDENLSVQENAIKITLDKLNSVRENNPNDEIILTADTFITLDNKIYGKPKNRVEAFNMITKFSGKTHQVLTGVAIYSKELDKTVTELDITSVKFKNLDKKTVDYYLNFNEWQDAAGAYQIQNMGEILIDYINGSYSSVMGLPISRIYGMFVSLNFINPVI